GGGTTCCGGGAATGGACGGGGCGCCTCTACAGCATCAACCCGGCGATCATCATCTTTCTCGTGCCGGTCATGACGGCGATCACGGGCAAGATGCGCGCATACAACGTAATCCTCGTCGGCTCCTTCATCTCCGCCGGATCGGTCTTCTTCATGGGGCTCGGCGAGAGCATCGCCCTGATCGTCTTCTACCAGGTGGTCCTTTCCATCGGCGAAGCGATCTACTCACCGCGAATCTACGACTACACCGCCACCATCGCTCCGCCGGGGAGGGAGGCTTCCTACATGGCCTACTCCAAGGCGCCGATGTTCTTCGCCAAGGTCGCGGCGGGGCCGATCACCGGCATTCTCCTCGCCCACCTCTGCTCCCCCGACGGCCCGCGGAACACGGAGCTGATGTGGATCATCGTCGGCGCGTCGACCATGCTCTCTCCGCTCACGCTCTGGTTGGGTCGCCGTTGGCTCGACGTGGAGTACCGGGAGCGGCACGGGGAAAAACTCTAGGGGCGCGGAACGACCGCGAAATAATAATAAGGGGGGCGCGCGGAATCCGCCGCTACCGCGCCTCTCCTCCGCAATCGGGACGCCCCTCCTCCTGTTCCACCGGCTGGAACCATACATGTCGGTAGCTGATGGTGATCTCTTCGCCGGGCTTGATCGCCCGCTTCGCGACGAAGACGATTTTCCGCGGCCGGATCAGCCGGATCACCGTGGCGTTTGAATGCGAGGAGTGGTTGTAGAGGCCGCCGTAACCGAGGGCGACGGCGCCGCGATGGGTGGTCCATTCGAAGACGTAGTCGCCGAGCACCGTCTCCAGAAGGACCCGGTGGAGCCGCCGCCATTCGCGGTCCAGCCCCTTGTTCGGCGTGAGCAGCTTCACCGGGGCGCATTCGATGATCTCGGACTCCTCGATCGACGCGACCGCCGTGACGCCCAGCCCCTTCCCCGCGATCTGCCGCGGCCTCGCTGCCGGGGAGATGTAGTAGTCGGGGATCATCCCTTCCCGAAAAACCGGCCGATCCCCCCGACCGGACGATTCGTTGTCGACATGCATAAACATTCTCCGAACCCGGGGACACGCGCCCGTTTCCCCTCGATCGAATCCCCTACC
This genomic stretch from Candidatus Eisenbacteria bacterium harbors:
- a CDS encoding SET domain-containing protein-lysine N-methyltransferase — encoded protein: MHVDNESSGRGDRPVFREGMIPDYYISPAARPRQIAGKGLGVTAVASIEESEIIECAPVKLLTPNKGLDREWRRLHRVLLETVLGDYVFEWTTHRGAVALGYGGLYNHSSHSNATVIRLIRPRKIVFVAKRAIKPGEEITISYRHVWFQPVEQEEGRPDCGGEAR